In Candidatus Angelobacter sp., one genomic interval encodes:
- a CDS encoding BPL-N domain-containing protein codes for MKIRSIQYISSVAALFLTACTPPASNDPPPILLFNGSGTSPNDVKAVEAVLKDSRLKYVTVNSQQLNGMSEAQMMAYRLVIVPGGNYITIGNSLTPGTATNIHNAVQSGLNYLGICAGGLLAGNATSNSPNLTSGVRVGFYAEVNRGIHKAAVPITGVGTPVIEHYWEDGPQFTGWGAVVGKYPDGTPAIVEGTSGKGWVILCGVHPEAPENWRRGMTFTMPASVANAYAGTLIDAALHGTRLPHY; via the coding sequence GTGAAAATCCGAAGCATCCAATACATCTCGAGCGTCGCCGCGCTTTTTCTGACAGCCTGCACGCCACCGGCATCGAACGACCCTCCTCCAATCCTTCTGTTCAACGGAAGTGGAACGTCCCCCAATGATGTCAAGGCGGTCGAGGCCGTCCTGAAAGACAGCCGTCTCAAATATGTGACTGTGAATTCACAGCAGTTGAACGGCATGAGCGAGGCACAAATGATGGCCTATCGTCTGGTGATTGTTCCCGGTGGAAACTATATCACCATCGGCAACAGCCTGACGCCGGGCACAGCCACGAACATTCACAATGCCGTGCAGAGCGGATTGAACTACCTCGGAATCTGCGCGGGAGGGCTTCTGGCCGGAAATGCCACATCCAACAGTCCGAATCTGACGTCCGGCGTGCGGGTCGGCTTTTATGCGGAGGTAAATAGAGGCATCCACAAGGCCGCCGTGCCAATTACCGGTGTGGGCACGCCAGTTATTGAGCATTACTGGGAGGATGGGCCGCAGTTCACCGGCTGGGGCGCGGTGGTGGGTAAGTATCCCGATGGGACACCCGCGATCGTCGAAGGGACGTCCGGCAAGGGCTGGGTAATCCTCTGTGGTGTTCATCCTGAAGCTCCCGAAAATTGGCGACGCGGGATGACTTTCACCATGCCAGCAAGTGTCGCCAATGCCTACGCCGGAACGCTCATTGATGCGGCATTGCACGGAACGCGGCTTCCGCATTACTGA
- a CDS encoding SRPBCC domain-containing protein, which produces MKTKTLQQTVSFKASPMEVYEMIMDSKKHSSLSGEPAKISRKVGGKFTAWGSHLSGFNLVLKPGEKIVQAWRATGWWPGHYSIAIFDLKKVKSGTKLNFTQIGIPPHRYSGHYRGWIETYWTPMNEIFASGAISGKTRSRVRVDREERIARQDFRRRISDEA; this is translated from the coding sequence ATGAAAACCAAGACCCTCCAACAAACAGTCTCCTTCAAAGCCTCCCCCATGGAAGTCTACGAGATGATCATGGATTCCAAGAAGCATAGCTCACTTTCGGGCGAGCCCGCAAAAATCAGCAGAAAAGTCGGGGGCAAATTCACTGCGTGGGGGTCTCATCTCTCTGGCTTCAATTTGGTGTTGAAGCCCGGAGAGAAAATAGTTCAAGCGTGGCGCGCGACCGGTTGGTGGCCGGGTCACTATTCCATCGCCATATTTGACCTTAAGAAAGTGAAGAGCGGAACGAAGTTGAACTTTACCCAGATTGGTATTCCACCCCACCGTTACAGCGGACACTACCGCGGATGGATCGAGACATATTGGACACCAATGAATGAGATATTCGCAAGTGGAGCGATCAGCGGCAAAACCCGGTCAAGAGTCCGAGTTGACCGGGAAGAGCGAATCGCGCGTCAGGATTTCAGAAGGCGAATATCGGACGAAGCTTGA